In a single window of the Thermus tengchongensis genome:
- the yqeK gene encoding bis(5'-nucleosyl)-tetraphosphatase (symmetrical) YqeK yields MNGTVSTAELLEKVKALVRPERWAHIQRVAALAREIAEKNGLDGERAYLAGILHDAARDLPLEELARLAPPENEVEEAHPLSLHGRAARVLAEAWGVEDKEVLEAVEGHVYGVDPRNGLGMALYIADVSEPGRGVNGEIRELALSGNLLEAYRQAVRNKVEYLKGKGIPVHPRTLAVYQSLLHAS; encoded by the coding sequence TTGAACGGCACGGTCTCTACCGCTGAGCTTCTGGAGAAGGTCAAGGCCTTGGTCCGTCCCGAGCGGTGGGCCCACATCCAAAGGGTGGCGGCCCTGGCCCGGGAGATCGCGGAGAAAAACGGCCTGGACGGGGAAAGGGCCTATCTGGCGGGGATCCTGCACGACGCCGCCCGGGACCTTCCCCTGGAGGAGCTGGCCCGCCTGGCCCCTCCGGAAAACGAGGTGGAGGAGGCCCATCCCCTATCCCTCCACGGCCGGGCGGCCCGGGTTTTGGCCGAGGCCTGGGGGGTAGAGGACAAGGAGGTCCTCGAGGCGGTGGAGGGGCACGTGTACGGGGTGGACCCAAGAAACGGCCTCGGCATGGCCCTTTACATCGCCGACGTCTCTGAGCCCGGCCGGGGGGTGAACGGGGAGATCCGGGAGCTCGCCCTTTCGGGAAACCTCCTCGAGGCCTACCGCCAGGCGGTGCGCAACAAGGTGGAGTACCTGAAGGGCAAGGGGATCCCCGTCCACCCGAGGACCCTGGCGGTGTACCAGAGCCTGCTCCATGCGTCCTAG
- the nadD gene encoding nicotinate-nucleotide adenylyltransferase, producing the protein MRIGLFGGSFDPIHLGHLLAASEAASALGLDRVLFVVAARPPHKTPVAPPEARYEMVLLATAEEGRFFASRLELDRPGPSYTVDTLEEARRLFPGDELFFITGADAYRDVLTWKEGHRLPELATLVAVARPGYPLETMPVPVVPLLVPEVGISSSEIRRRIREGKSVRFWVPRPVEVYLERHGLYR; encoded by the coding sequence GTGCGCATTGGCCTTTTCGGCGGCAGCTTTGACCCCATCCACCTGGGGCACCTCCTGGCCGCCAGCGAGGCCGCAAGCGCCTTGGGGCTGGACCGGGTGCTCTTCGTGGTGGCCGCCAGGCCGCCCCACAAGACCCCGGTGGCGCCCCCAGAGGCCCGCTACGAGATGGTCCTCCTGGCCACGGCGGAGGAGGGGCGCTTCTTCGCCTCCCGCCTCGAGCTGGACCGCCCCGGGCCCAGCTACACCGTGGACACCCTGGAGGAGGCCCGGAGGCTTTTCCCAGGGGACGAGCTCTTCTTCATCACCGGGGCGGACGCCTACCGGGACGTCCTCACCTGGAAGGAAGGGCACCGGCTTCCCGAGCTGGCCACCCTGGTGGCCGTGGCCCGGCCCGGCTACCCCTTGGAAACCATGCCGGTGCCCGTGGTGCCCCTTCTGGTCCCGGAGGTGGGGATATCCAGCAGCGAGATCCGCAGGCGCATCCGGGAGGGGAAAAGCGTGCGCTTCTGGGTGCCCAGGCCCGTGGAGGTGTACCTTGAACGGCACGGTCTCTACCGCTGA
- the obgE gene encoding GTPase ObgE, with protein sequence MFQDVLLITVAAGRGGDGAVSFRREKFVPKGGPDGGDGGRGGSVYLRAKGSVDSLSELSQRTYRAEDGEHGKGSGQHGRAGRDLYVEVPRGTRVFDADTGELLGDLTEEGQVLLVARGGEGGRGNAHFVTPTRQAPRFAEAGEEGERRRLRLELMLIADVGLVGYPNAGKSSLLAATTRAHPKIAPYPFTTLSPNLGVVEVGEVEKERFTLADIPGIIEGASQGKGLGLEFLRHIARTRVLLYVLDATQEPLKTLHTLRQEVGAYDKDLLRRPSLIALNKVDLLSPEEVKEKVAELAGEGLPVLPVSALTGEGLEALKEALLSLVKATPAPELPKPAPKAVVEAGVEVVPVAEGVYEVRAPQVERYLRRLKGDLQEAAGYLQEVFRRHGVEAALKAKGVRAGDLVRIGDKEFEYIPEV encoded by the coding sequence ATGTTCCAAGACGTCCTGCTGATCACCGTCGCCGCCGGAAGGGGTGGCGACGGTGCCGTCTCCTTCCGGCGGGAGAAGTTCGTGCCCAAGGGGGGCCCGGACGGGGGGGATGGGGGGCGGGGGGGGAGCGTCTACCTCCGGGCCAAGGGGAGCGTGGACTCCCTTTCCGAGCTTTCCCAGCGCACCTATAGGGCCGAGGACGGGGAGCACGGCAAGGGAAGCGGCCAGCACGGACGCGCGGGGCGGGACCTCTACGTGGAGGTGCCCCGGGGCACCCGGGTCTTCGATGCGGACACGGGGGAGCTTCTTGGCGACCTCACGGAGGAAGGCCAGGTCCTCCTGGTGGCCCGTGGGGGAGAGGGAGGGCGGGGTAACGCCCACTTCGTCACCCCCACCCGCCAGGCGCCCCGCTTTGCCGAGGCGGGGGAGGAAGGGGAGAGGCGCCGCCTGAGGCTGGAGCTCATGCTCATCGCCGACGTGGGGCTGGTGGGCTACCCCAACGCGGGGAAGAGCAGCCTCCTCGCCGCCACCACCCGGGCCCACCCCAAGATCGCCCCCTACCCCTTTACCACCCTGAGCCCCAACCTGGGGGTGGTGGAGGTGGGGGAGGTGGAGAAGGAGCGCTTCACCCTGGCGGACATCCCCGGCATCATCGAGGGGGCAAGCCAGGGAAAGGGCTTGGGCCTGGAGTTTTTGCGCCACATCGCCCGCACCCGGGTGCTCCTTTACGTCCTGGACGCTACCCAGGAGCCCCTCAAGACCCTCCATACCCTGCGCCAGGAGGTGGGGGCCTACGACAAGGACCTCCTCAGGCGGCCAAGCCTCATCGCCCTCAACAAGGTGGACCTCCTTTCCCCGGAGGAGGTGAAGGAAAAGGTGGCGGAGCTGGCGGGAGAGGGGCTTCCCGTCCTGCCGGTGAGCGCCCTCACGGGGGAGGGCCTGGAGGCCCTGAAGGAAGCCCTTTTGAGCCTGGTGAAGGCCACCCCTGCCCCCGAGCTTCCCAAGCCTGCGCCAAAGGCGGTGGTGGAGGCCGGGGTGGAGGTGGTGCCGGTGGCGGAAGGGGTCTACGAGGTGCGGGCCCCGCAGGTGGAGCGCTACCTGAGGCGGCTCAAGGGGGACCTGCAGGAGGCGGCGGGCTACCTTCAGGAGGTGTTCCGGCGCCACGGGGTGGAGGCGGCCCTCAAGGCCAAGGGGGTGCGGGCGGGGGACCTCGTGCGCATCGGGGACAAGGAGTTTGAGTACATCCCGGAGGTTTAG
- the rpmA gene encoding 50S ribosomal protein L27: MAHKKGLGSTKNGRDSQAKRLGVKCYGGQVVKAGNILVRQRGTQFKPGKNVGMGRDFTLFALVDGVVEFQDKGRLGRFVSVRPLA, translated from the coding sequence ATGGCACATAAAAAGGGTTTGGGTTCCACCAAGAACGGCCGCGACTCCCAGGCCAAGCGCCTCGGGGTCAAGTGCTACGGGGGCCAGGTGGTGAAGGCCGGGAACATCCTGGTCCGCCAGCGGGGCACCCAGTTCAAGCCCGGGAAGAACGTGGGCATGGGCCGGGACTTTACCCTCTTTGCCCTGGTGGACGGGGTGGTGGAGTTCCAGGACAAGGGGCGGCTGGGCCGCTTCGTGAGCGTGCGCCCCTTGGCGTAG
- the rplU gene encoding 50S ribosomal protein L21: MFAIVKTGGKQYRVEPGLRLRVEKLEAEPGSLVELPVLLLGGEKAVVGAPVVEGAKVVAEVLGHGKGKKVTISRFKAKVQYRRKKGHRQPYTEILIKEIQG, from the coding sequence ATGTTCGCGATCGTCAAGACCGGCGGCAAGCAGTACCGGGTGGAGCCCGGGCTGAGGCTTCGGGTGGAGAAGCTCGAGGCCGAGCCCGGAAGCCTGGTGGAGCTTCCCGTCCTCCTCCTGGGGGGCGAGAAGGCGGTGGTGGGGGCTCCCGTGGTGGAGGGGGCCAAGGTGGTGGCCGAGGTCCTGGGCCACGGGAAGGGCAAGAAGGTGACCATCTCCCGCTTCAAGGCCAAGGTCCAGTACCGCAGGAAGAAGGGGCACCGCCAGCCCTACACGGAGATCCTCATCAAGGAGATCCAGGGGTGA